The nucleotide sequence CGTCGATGCTGCCGCCGCTTTCAGATTGTTCAATTCTTCCTTGGCTTTTTCGTGATCCGTGTTGAAGAGACGAACCGCGATTTCCGTTTGCAGGATGAAGTTCGATAAAGCTTGCGCCGGGCCATCGTGCAATTGACGTGAAATCGTTCGCCGCTCATCCTCCTGGGCTTCGATGATCTGTTGGATCGTCGAGGTGCCGCCTCCCATTAAATCCATAACGGAATCCTGCGGTCCACCTTCGATGACCTGCAGAGCCTTGGCCAAATACTCGCCGTATCGCTTCAAATGCGCTTCGTCGCTTTGCAATTTCTCCAGTTGACCGCGCATCGTGAAAAGACGCTGCTGTGCGTCTGAAAAAGCTTCGTACGTAGATTGAATATCATCTCGCGGTACGGTCTCGAAATGCGATTGCATCTGATGAAGATGTGCCGTGATGGAGGCATTTCGTTGGGCGAGCTTCTCCACCTCCCCCTGACTCTGTTCGACGAGCAGGCTGATTTCTTTTAACTCCCTGCGTACTTGCTCCACTTCATCGCGCGAGGTTTGGAGAAACTCCTCAAGGGGTGAGAGTTCTTTGACTTCTGATTCGGTCATCGCTGCGCCTGTTTACTTCCGAGTATCCTGGAGACGTACCCAGCCATGTCGAAGCGCATACACCGCAGCCTGGGTGCGATCTTCGACATCCCGTTTATGCAGGATCGACGTCATGTGGTTCTTCACCGTCTGATGGCTGATTCCCAATCGAGATGCGATTTCTTTATTACTCATCCCGCGCGTCACATACTGCAGGATTTCCATTTCGCGAGGCGAAAGCGGCGTGAAGGCTTCCACATCTCCATCCAGATGCGGGCGTCGAACCGTCTCGACGCCGCGCGACAGCCATTGGTCCAATCCGGATGAGTCATACACCTGATCGCCAACGACGAAGAAACCGCGGGCTACGTGGCGGATTACGTCGACCAACTTGCCCGCTTCCACGTCTTTCGAACAATAGGCAGCCGCGCCGGCGCGAAAAGCGTGCAGCACCTGTTCGACATC is from Anaerolineales bacterium and encodes:
- a CDS encoding sensor histidine kinase, whose translation is MTESEVKELSPLEEFLQTSRDEVEQVRRELKEISLLVEQSQGEVEKLAQRNASITAHLHQMQSHFETVPRDDIQSTYEAFSDAQQRLFTMRGQLEKLQSDEAHLKRYGEYLAKALQVIEGGPQDSVMDLMGGGTSTIQQIIEAQEDERRTISRQLHDGPAQALSNFILQTEIAVRLFNTDHEKAKEELNNLKAAAASTFARIRDFIFDLRPMMLDDLGLVPTAKRYIEAYSEKTGVEVSTVITGTERRLEPHLEVLTFRALQSLLRNVRDYAQATQAKVMIDIGEQELRVSVEDNGRGVDIETMSEEDHKKYGYTTLEDRIDQVGGSLEVTSTAGEGTRVAYTIPLGA
- a CDS encoding response regulator transcription factor, whose product is MENIPVIIVDDHPLFREGVRNVLDSEDDIEVIAEGTSGDQALQLVRELKPRVALIDVNLPNMNGMQVTRQVSAERLDTAVVLVTAYDDVEQVLHAFRAGAAAYCSKDVEAGKLVDVIRHVARGFFVVGDQVYDSSGLDQWLSRGVETVRRPHLDGDVEAFTPLSPREMEILQYVTRGMSNKEIASRLGISHQTVKNHMTSILHKRDVEDRTQAAVYALRHGWVRLQDTRK